The genomic region attttgtCGACTTTTTTCTTTACAGATATTTAGTAAATTTAGTCGACTTTATTCTCTATAGATATTAAGTAAATTTTTTCGACTTTTTTCTTTACAGATATTTAGTAAATTTAGTCGACTTTATTCTCTATAGATATTTAGTAATaaattttgtcaacttttttcttttattatatttatttatttagtaaattTGTCAACATTTTTCTTTATAGAAATTGAGTTAATTTTGTCGACTAATTTTGAACTAAAAACACTAAACATATTGTATAGATGCCGATCTATGTTGAAGACTATGTTGACCTAAAGACGCCTTGTTTTTGTTGTTAGTTAAGTACCCCTCATTGATGTATACtaaatatattctttaatttatcagAAGCTGCCAAATTAAGATACAGaaactttatttaatattttattaaatattaaaagagtGGTCAAGgttaaaatgaacaaatgcaaaatttttAGGATGTTTAATAGGAAATAagtgatattttcattttttttgttttacttctgatgtgttactttttataaatgctCACCAGAAGTGGTAATATTATCCTTTCATCCAGaagtaaaaattgctgaaaaaaaaaatccctttatTTAAACTATGAAATTTATGTAGGGGACTTTAATGTTCATTTTCTTTCTAATTGGGGTgacaatttaaatgttttaactgagtcaaaggaaatattttgtatttttcataaaaatttcaaaagcgaaATGGAATGTTGCACTGTTATGCtggatttttatgccccatacatgggcattatgttttctggtcttacCCGTTCGTCTGTTTGTTGGTCCGTTGGTTTGTTTGTCTGTCACACTTTGGGTTAAAAGTTACTCAGGTATTAGATGcaactttcaaatatttctatacCCAAGTCAACCCTTTGGGAAGGGAGCtatttttgttcttatttgtaaaaatagGTACACATATATTAAAGATGTTTAGCAGGAATATGCTTCTTACATGTGCTTGTTGCTTTTAAGCAGTTAATCATATCTGTGATCCTGCTAACAGATATAATCATTCTGTAgaagtaaacattgaccttgACCTGCAGTGCATATCTTTGACCTTGCAAATAACCATTCTTACAAATAGTTTGATCTTAACTCTAGTAGACCTCTACCCTATAAAGGAGTATATGACCATTCTATTCTTGGCAATGTTGACCTGAACTTCTAAACCTCTAACCTATGACCAAACTTCAACGAAAATGTTGACCTGAAATGATTGGATATCTATACTGATTGACCTTGACCTGACTGATAATTATGGTGATCCATTTTGACAGTTTCACATGTGTTGGATAAAAAGAACAGTGGTTACAAAAAGACAGACACACACTCTTTATAAATTTCCAAGTTCAgtaaatttaacattaaaaactttcatttaaattacaacaaaataatttcataaaactttaatgattaattaaatagccaaaattataaaaaaaatattttgaagttataAGAAATTGTGTTATTTAGCAAAGAAtgaaaatctttcaaaaataaactgaatgaccataaatgaaaacaaaaaaatcaagtttcaaaaattaacttttccaaacattttttttttaactaaagcaaaaatttaaacatttccagtattacttttttaaagaaaatatacaaaatgtatatgtatttaccaaaaattaacaaaaaaaattagacAGCTGAGACAGTTTGGTATGAAGTAACAAGGCAGCCTAGCACTCTAGCCACCTGTCTCCACCCAGCAAACCTCCCAGCTGCCTCAGGGACAGGAGCAACATCAACCACTGGAGCAGGGATCACCTCCCAGTCCAAAGGAACACCTACATCATTACCTATAACAACATACGGTGTGGCTGGAGTGGCTGGAACCTCAACCTCTTCAGGACCATACCAGACAGTCTCTTCAGCGTGGTTGGTTGTTGCATCCTCGTCCACTACCTCCTCGAACACAACAGTCTCCTCCTCTGTTGGCAGGAAAGACACAGTCTCCTCCAGGAACCAGTCGGCTGGGTCCTCCACCGTTGTGTCTATACCACACAGCACAGACAGCTCGATGACCTCTTCCTCCTCCAGAGTTGACTCCAGAACCGAGAGCTCCTCGCCAGCTATCTCAACCTCGACCATATCATCCTCGTCATCAGCAATTTGAATAGCTGCTTCAGGAACCATGACGGAGAATAATCGTGCCCGAGGTACAATAACTGCTTCGAAATGTTCAGGTTGATCATTTCTTGGCAGCTCAGGAGACGCAACTGGGACAAGAACTGGTTCTGGCTCCAACCCTAAAAGACGACGAGAGCATCGTGGTGCCTCTTGTCGTGGAGCCACATAGCTGTATGGCATACCAACTCGTCGGAGACGCCTGTTCATCTGGTTGTCCACGTATTTCCTCACACTGAAAtacaatatattgaatataatacatattctgCTTTCccactttttttaacataacattCACATGTCAAATTGATTATGAAACAAGGTCATTGAGATACTGTAAGTTCAGAAATTATTACATCAATttataattgtgatttttttaagaaagtacCAAAtcatccatttaaaaaaaaaatcacaaattctgaatttacagtgacaaagaaaataaatagaatagaAATTGTTCACTGTTTCAGAAAATAAGATTTCATAGTTCAAGGAGCAAGTAAGGTATagatcttttttcaaattttcgtgcatgtttttttaaagcatcTACATTTAAAAAACCGGCAGAAAAACTAGTTGAGAAATCGTCCTGTTTTCCAACTCATTTTAGACAATTGGCCGTTTCACCAAAGTACGgaaagcgtattagcgccacacatttttttttttttttttttcctatgtttgcgttacaacgcaaacctttgcgttacaacgcaaacctttgcgttacaacgcaaacctttgcgttataacacAAACATTACCTTTGcgggaaaaaaaatgaaaaaaaaaaaaaaaaaaatgtgtggcgctaatacgcttccgtaccAAAGCGtgttgattggttaaaaacaTCCTAAACAACTGAAATTTAACCAATGATGTGACGATATTTCACTTTAGTGTATGAACAATTAGATTACCCATAGTTCTTTAGATTCTGAATAGGTGAATTGAAAACAGAGCCTGAGAGCTCCACATACTAAATATCAAAGCCAGAAAGGTCAATTTGATGTTTAAAGTTCTCTTTTGTCAACATACCAGTTATATTATCTCCTATCTAATATTAACAAGTTTTCATTCAAGTTTGTGGCAAGTCCCAATTTGTCTTACTTGTGATGTCATGAAAACACTTgtaccacatgtggagcaggatctgcttacccttccggagcacctgagatcacccctagtttttggtggggttcgtgttgcttattctttagttttctatgttgtgtcatgtgtactattgtttgtttgtctttttttattttttgccatggtgttgtcagtttattttcgatttatgagtttcaacagactgtccctctggtatctttcttccctcttttgtacataaatttttacgaaattgacatatttcatTAATCTGGTAATTGATTTAGCTATAATTATAAACCATCAAGTGTGATATGATATTTAtccaattattttcaatttaaaatgtgaGGCTCGCCCaagcatttttaatatttaaaatttacctGTCAAGAGTGCACTGGATAAATATCATTTGATTGGAAAgaatattcatgttattttttgcatattaatgtttttttgctaacacaattattcatttttattttagtacaCAGCCGTATCCTGCATTTGTTTGGAAAGAATATTCATGTTAATTCTATTTCCAGTTTTGACCACTGGCCAGAACATTTCTTTCCCAAAACCTTCCAACCCACACTACAtcttaaaaaatctttaatcCTGTGatgttcattgtttttaattcataatgTTACAGTCTTAATCAGGCTCATTCAACAAAactgtttcatattttgtcattttggacttTCAGAGATATAACACTTCAGCATaggattttgttgttttttgaagGTCATATGTAAAAAGAGacctattacatgtattaatagtCCAGCTATCTTTATTCTAAggtattgatatttgtattaatggcaatcataccatttaTTTctagataatataaaaaaaatggctggAAAAACATTCAGGAACCTTTATGTAAGCATTCTTTAACATTTCCAATTCTGATCATACAGCTGTTCATGAGGCAAACATTTTAAAGGGGAACCACAataaaaaacaccattttatcCACACAATTACTCATCAGAGACACTCAAATCTCTGTACATGTTATTTTTATGCAGaaatcattcaaatatatatactatgtgaaaaaaataatgcattttatttcttttttcaaacgAAATTCAGTATCAAACGATTTACCCCCTCTTTTTCCTGTACACACTTTTGAAGACACTTAAATCAGATCTTAAGTTTTTATAagtgaaatttatacacaaggtttgaaaccacaaaaggaagattgggatTGTTTTTAATGGTTAAGgtccaacagttaaggaataaggggccaaaaacaatacttttctaatactttgtatagATAGCTTATATTTCTTTACCCCTTCAATTTAGGGGTTTTATTCTTGAATTCATTGGGTTCTTCTTTAATATGCTAAATGTTACCATGTATTaagtttttggaatttgggtcccatttttaaattggtgcacattgaggtccaaagggtccaaaattaaactttttgttttatttcatcaaaaattgaattgttggtgttcttttatatgctgaatattaacatgtatttagattaagatttttgattatgggccaactttaatttttaagttgtttcaaaaaataaattcttttggTTCTTTGAtttgctgaatctaaacatgtatttatatttttgaatatggGCCCAGTCTTCATGTTGGTGCAAATCGGTGTCCAAAATAAAGCTTTTGcttgatttcaacaaaattggaattattggggttctttgatatgctgaatctaaacatgtatttagatttttgataatgttttcagtaactttttatgtttcaaatcatcaaaatattcTAAGTCCAATTTGCCTTCGTTTTCATCTTAGAAAATTTTCTAAGTGCTGCTTTTCCATCGTTTGCCTTCCTTTAAAATTTCAGAGTCCAAGTTTGCCATCGTTTCCATCCCCCAAAAAAGTTAAAGTCCAAACTTTGCCATCAATTGCCATAGATTTTTATCCTTTCCATGAAATTTCTTTCATGGGAAATATGAAAAGGATGGCAATTTTTGCCATGAATTTCAtggaattttatcaaattttacatCGTTTCCATCCTTTTTCCATGAAAAATCGATGGCATAGATGGAATGCCATGAAAATCCTAGGGACGGGCTAAACACAAGTTTGTTATTTtggttatttcactttttgatcATAGAAAAACTACTCAGGGctgttttgtatataataattgaACCAAGTTCTGACAAAGTTATTGGTGTCTTAATGAACTATAAACAAAGTCTTAAAGTTACGAACACAGTTAAATTATGTAGGATTTCTACATCTATCTTCCacataaaatgttaaaagactcaacaaaaattacagaaaaaatgttCCTTATAAATGTTCTCAAAATCATGCATGAAGTATGATTCTAAGCTTCtgtcaacattttataaaattctatGAAGGATATTGCCCTCATGGAAAATTGGTGGCTGAATATATTGTctgaattatttctgaattcTATCTGAATAATCGTCTGAATAGGTCTGAATGTTGTATTTGTGTCTATTTCTGAATATTGACTGGATTTCGGACTATTCAGCCAGTATTCAGAAACAGAAATATTCAGAAAATTTATGGGTTAAATGATGCTGTATTAAGAAATATTCAGCCATTTTTTAAGACATATTCAGCAATATTCAGAAATCTTCAGCCAACATTCTTCCAATCTTCAGCCATACTAAGAAATATTCAGACATATTAAGAAATATTCAGAcatatattaagaaatattcagacattaagaaatattcatatatattcagaaatattcatatatatattcagaaaTATTCAACCATATTAAGAACTATTCAGACAAATTCATCCAATCTTCAGCCTTATTAAGACATATTCAGCCATAATAAGATAGCATGAAATGGAATCAAAACCCCATTGTATCTGATTTGATCTTCCAATTAAGCCCAAGGTTTATGATCGTTTATCACTTTTTctaagaaacacaaaatatagtgaGTGCTTTGATCATAGATTGATctgaatatattcaaatatttaaataaataacattctTAACATCCTATCCATGAACAAAATGGCCTGCATGGTTTGCATTAGAATAAAAACAGTAACTATGGTCAGCTTAAACCTCACTCACAAACTGattaactaatataaaaattatgtgtCAGATATAAACTTCTCTTCCTTTCTGTAATTTAAAACTTGCTGTCTCTGTACTTCAAACTTGAATTGCTGAATAAAGGTATTAAAATGGAGTCTGCATAAAATCTGTTTCATATCATTGCTGGCAGCTCATATTTAATCCcctaaaagtacaaaaatatccACAAAGAATCAATTGTTCTTGAGGTTATGAagcaataaattcaatagaaacatTATTGCATTATGCATTTGTACTGTATCTTACATTGGAAGCCAAAAACTCAAAttaagaccccccccccctttttatccCTTGAAGATAAAATTGGTGACTTATAGTTTTCACTAAGTTTGTTCACCCAATTTAATTTCTACATTTAATGTAGAAAGTGGTAGTGCATTTTTTAAGTTATTGACTGCAGATTAACCTAGTTactatttgttttatgaatgtgacaacaaattttgaacaatatatatattcattacatTAATTGTCTGCCAAAATTTTCTGATGTTCTCTCAGATTTAAAtcctaaatgttttataatagtgCCTCAACAAATtgcattttataataattacaattatCATATGTTAAATCAAAATACTTATCTGAAAACATTTGCGTTTGGATTCTCCATATTGTTTATCCAGCGTAATCTTTGATGACGTATGCCAGTGCGTTTCAGTCAAGGTGTCAATCTCGCCCCATATCATATCGGCCCGAAATTGATTCGTCCCCGTAACGGTGTTTCAGTGAAACTTCTCAAAACATGCCGCCGGTCAGGTCACAAATTACGGCCGATTTGCAGGGTTTGCTGGttagttgaaatttaaaatttcgaaGAGTAACTTCCCCTTCATATGGGtgtttgagaaatatttaaaaatgtatttgatctTATTCAAATATACGTTTTTCCTTTGTGAATTTTAGTTTTGTGAATAATTTCTATTGTAAAATACTGCTACAACTTGTATttcatcttatttattttttttattttgcaggaataaaaaataaaaaacaccaTACACTAACGATTTTTCCCtaataattatatgaaatttgCAAACATTGTTTCAGTGGGTATTGCCGATAATCACTATATGTAAAACATTgtgataataaaaacataatgacAAGCTGAGCAGTACTCACAGTTTACTGTCTTTATGATACATAACAATTTTATATCTAAtcagtgatattaagatgacaAGGCCCGTTTAATGAGGTTgaattattatgattttaattattcaaattcaaaaatgacACTTGCTAGTATCCATTGAAAGGAATCATATGGCCAGTTTTGTAAGGTTAAATGACCATTTAATGTACGGGTCTCCTTGATTTAGCCGATATGATGGGAGAACTGTATTTAGAGAAGTTTTAAGGTATAAGAAACATGAATTCCTGGTGTTGCATTAAAAACATTTCCCCACTGAATGGTTATTTTATTGTCGGCTTTGCACCTTGCTGCAAAAGGTGTCAAAGCTAAAATTAAATAGCCTTTCaaaacatcataattatttggactaggtaCAAATGAATTGTACTGATAATAATGATCAAACTACTCATGAGTTTTTTATTATGTACACTTGGTTTTCCAAAGTATTTCATAGTTATATATCAATGGGTTTAAACTGATGActgtaactgcattcacggtcatcccaaaatgttagatgaaaaaaaggggggattatTATTACCccgggatcaggtgtttttaagctcaggatttcgggattcACTCTTTCGGGATTAGGGAATTCTTTTTGGGGatttcgggacgtcgggattATGGGATTTCGTtttttaagtccgggatttcgggattaggacccctcctatcccacCTCAAAAATAAGGTCAGTAGCTATATTGCCTTGGGAAAACACTGTAAGATTCTTGCACTTTTATGTT from Mytilus trossulus isolate FHL-02 unplaced genomic scaffold, PNRI_Mtr1.1.1.hap1 h1tg000122l__unscaffolded, whole genome shotgun sequence harbors:
- the LOC134700095 gene encoding uncharacterized protein LOC134700095, which produces MAINALDVVAVGNGLPPVAPRVRKYVDNQMNRRLRRVGMPYSYVAPRQEAPRCSRRLLGLEPEPVLVPVASPELPRNDQPEHFEAVIVPRARLFSVMVPEAAIQIADDEDDMVEVEIAGEELSVLESTLEEEEVIELSVLCGIDTTVEDPADWFLEETVSFLPTEEETVVFEEVVDEDATTNHAEETVWYGPEEVEVPATPATPYVVIGNDVGVPLDWEVIPAPVVDVAPVPEAAGRFAGWRQVARVLGCLVTSYQTVSAV